One region of Oikeobacillus pervagus genomic DNA includes:
- a CDS encoding methionine/alanine import family NSS transporter small subunit codes for METSAIVMMVVGIAVIWGGLGVSVTHAVRKAKQAKQG; via the coding sequence ATGGAAACAAGTGCAATCGTTATGATGGTCGTCGGAATTGCCGTAATTTGGGGAGGCCTAGGAGTCAGTGTAACCCATGCCGTTAGAAAAGCAAAGCAAGCTAAACAAGGATAA
- a CDS encoding M23 family metallopeptidase yields the protein MKKISFLILLTVLILFPLSDSIQANEPLTDEQRNQIRKELFQKMQAATNIPWYYFAAIDQYERNLRFVRKDLPKPQMEISIHFSEEKWAGILNPNKQDTNPMTIAFFNGFGSDGNGDGKADRTNNEDILAAMANHILKFGTEDEHIRMALWNYYRRDKAVGIIIGNTKIYKQYQTLNLNEKSFPLPLQHDYSYKNTWGDARGWGGRRIHEGTDIFADYGVPVRSTCYGIIEMKGWNRYGGWRIGIRDINNTYHYFAHLSGFAKDLKVGQVVEPGMLIGGVGSTGYGPPGTSGKFPPHLHFGMYKDNGSTEWSFDPFPHLKQWERQEKLKNRNK from the coding sequence TTGAAAAAAATTTCTTTCCTCATTTTGCTAACGGTCCTAATTCTTTTCCCACTTAGCGACAGCATTCAAGCAAATGAGCCCCTAACAGATGAACAAAGGAATCAAATAAGGAAAGAACTGTTTCAAAAAATGCAAGCGGCTACCAATATTCCTTGGTATTATTTTGCAGCCATCGATCAATATGAAAGGAATTTGCGATTTGTAAGAAAGGATTTGCCTAAGCCCCAGATGGAAATATCCATCCATTTCTCTGAAGAAAAATGGGCGGGAATCCTTAACCCGAATAAACAAGATACAAATCCAATGACGATCGCCTTTTTTAATGGATTTGGCAGTGACGGAAACGGTGATGGAAAAGCCGATCGTACGAACAATGAAGATATATTAGCAGCTATGGCCAATCACATATTAAAATTTGGAACAGAAGATGAACATATCCGCATGGCCCTATGGAATTATTATCGAAGAGATAAAGCAGTTGGAATCATTATAGGGAATACCAAGATCTATAAGCAATATCAAACATTAAATTTAAATGAAAAATCATTTCCTCTCCCACTCCAACACGATTATAGCTATAAAAATACTTGGGGAGATGCCCGCGGATGGGGAGGAAGAAGAATTCACGAAGGAACTGATATATTTGCCGATTATGGTGTACCTGTTCGCTCTACCTGTTATGGAATTATTGAAATGAAAGGATGGAATCGATATGGTGGATGGCGGATCGGCATAAGGGATATAAATAATACGTATCATTATTTTGCTCATTTAAGCGGATTTGCTAAAGATTTAAAAGTCGGACAAGTAGTCGAACCTGGTATGCTAATTGGAGGCGTTGGAAGTACCGGATATGGTCCTCCAGGTACATCTGGTAAATTTCCACCTCATTTACATTTTGGCATGTACAAAGATAATGGTTCAACAGAGTGGTCATTTGATCCCTTTCCTCACTTAAAGCAATGGGAAAGACAGGAAAAATTAAAAAATCGAAATAAATAA
- the lipA gene encoding lipoyl synthase, translating into MSKKEEYLRKPDWLKIKLNTNKNYTGLKKMMREKSLHTVCEEAKCPNIHECWGARRTATFMILGDVCTRACRFCAVKTGLPTELDWKEPERVADSVALMNLKHVVITAVARDDLKDGGAAVFAETVRAIRRKSPFTSIEVLPSDMGGIYDNLNTLMDARPDILNHNIETVKRLSPRVRARATYERSLEFLQRAKEMQPSIPTKSSIMIGLGETKEEIVEALDDLRAHQVDIVTIGQYLQPSKKHLPVIKYYHPDEFAELREIAMIKGFSHCEAGPLVRSSYHADEQVNSAAKKKHELSDAEVEQKQA; encoded by the coding sequence ATGAGCAAAAAAGAAGAATATTTACGGAAACCGGATTGGTTAAAAATAAAGCTAAACACGAATAAAAATTACACTGGTTTGAAGAAAATGATGAGGGAAAAAAGCCTACACACGGTATGTGAAGAGGCGAAATGTCCAAATATCCACGAATGCTGGGGAGCAAGACGAACAGCTACCTTCATGATTCTTGGGGATGTCTGTACACGTGCTTGTCGTTTCTGTGCAGTTAAGACAGGGTTGCCAACAGAACTTGATTGGAAAGAACCAGAACGTGTGGCAGATTCTGTTGCTTTAATGAATTTAAAACATGTCGTCATCACTGCCGTTGCACGTGATGATTTAAAAGATGGTGGGGCAGCTGTTTTCGCTGAAACGGTACGAGCAATTCGCAGAAAAAGTCCATTTACTTCTATAGAAGTATTACCATCCGATATGGGCGGAATTTATGATAATCTCAACACATTGATGGATGCACGTCCAGATATTTTGAATCATAATATTGAAACTGTGAAAAGACTCTCTCCAAGAGTTCGCGCACGCGCAACATATGAACGTTCATTAGAATTTTTACAACGCGCAAAGGAAATGCAACCTTCTATCCCAACGAAATCTAGTATTATGATTGGATTAGGGGAGACGAAGGAAGAGATCGTTGAGGCATTAGATGATTTACGAGCACATCAAGTGGACATTGTCACAATCGGACAATATTTACAGCCATCGAAAAAACATTTGCCTGTTATAAAATATTATCATCCAGATGAATTTGCTGAATTACGCGAAATAGCCATGATAAAAGGATTCAGTCATTGCGAAGCAGGACCACTAGTCCGTTCTTCCTACCACGCCGATGAACAAGTCAATTCAGCGGCAAAGAAAAAACATGAATTAAGCGATGCCGAAGTCGAACAAAAACAAGCATAA
- a CDS encoding YhcN/YlaJ family sporulation lipoprotein, which yields MKKSLITASFLSIALLVGCNTNDMADQPGIYQQNGNTLNVSDREDLYNDRADNNIMTENRSEKFGYVRQQKSPVQGENVSYKNMHTMDREQVADSISRLAVTIPNVDDASVLVTSEEVLIAYTMDAQNKDKRERTAVADQVKKTAMSVVPRWYHVYVTDDPHLRRDIENIATMDAGSNNVKATIDQTIDRMVKESPQGSPMSQGENENGETKGEKYEEKHNKR from the coding sequence ATGAAAAAATCATTGATTACTGCTAGTTTTCTAAGTATTGCTTTATTGGTCGGATGTAATACGAATGATATGGCAGACCAGCCGGGTATCTACCAGCAAAACGGCAATACTTTAAATGTTAGTGACCGCGAAGATTTATATAATGATCGTGCGGACAATAACATTATGACAGAAAATCGTTCTGAAAAATTTGGATATGTCAGGCAACAAAAAAGCCCTGTTCAAGGGGAAAATGTTTCTTATAAAAATATGCACACGATGGATCGGGAGCAAGTCGCTGATTCTATTAGTCGATTAGCGGTAACCATCCCAAATGTTGATGATGCTTCCGTGTTAGTCACAAGTGAAGAAGTCCTTATCGCTTACACTATGGATGCTCAAAATAAGGACAAGCGTGAACGCACAGCCGTTGCCGATCAAGTAAAGAAAACCGCGATGAGTGTTGTGCCACGCTGGTATCATGTCTATGTAACCGATGATCCTCATCTACGACGGGATATTGAGAATATCGCCACAATGGATGCCGGATCCAATAATGTAAAAGCGACGATTGATCAAACCATCGATCGAATGGTCAAAGAATCTCCACAAGGATCCCCAATGAGCCAAGGCGAAAACGAAAACGGGGAAACTAAGGGAGAAAAATATGAAGAAAAGCATAATAAACGATAA
- a CDS encoding YutD family protein produces MICINHHCYELVEDYRNGFKEDDFRSRYSEILTKYDYVVGDWGYNQLRLKGFFEDHNQKASFDTKISTMKEYLYEYCNFGCAYFVLKKVKK; encoded by the coding sequence ATGATTTGTATTAACCACCACTGCTATGAACTGGTTGAGGATTATAGGAATGGGTTTAAAGAAGATGATTTTCGCAGTCGATATAGTGAGATCTTAACGAAATATGATTATGTCGTTGGGGATTGGGGATATAATCAACTGCGTTTAAAGGGTTTTTTTGAAGATCATAACCAAAAGGCAAGTTTTGATACAAAAATAAGCACAATGAAAGAGTATTTGTATGAATATTGTAACTTTGGATGTGCCTACTTCGTCTTAAAAAAAGTAAAAAAATAG
- a CDS encoding cytosolic protein — translation MNGKHNLRENQEEYTDVSNVETMRNFLTSEELPEGAYGAPQGKEEPVENKSTPWEEGQRFHNPFGYENKTLHQNLPRQMDGAHPPHDDPERDNQRPYTNVEHGN, via the coding sequence ATGAACGGTAAGCATAATTTAAGGGAAAATCAAGAAGAATATACAGATGTTTCGAATGTCGAAACGATGAGGAATTTTTTAACAAGTGAAGAACTTCCAGAAGGTGCATATGGTGCGCCACAGGGAAAAGAAGAGCCAGTAGAAAATAAATCGACCCCTTGGGAAGAGGGACAACGTTTTCACAATCCATTTGGTTATGAAAATAAAACCCTTCACCAAAATTTACCGAGACAAATGGACGGGGCACACCCTCCACATGATGACCCAGAACGTGATAATCAACGACCATATACAAATGTCGAACATGGAAATTAA
- a CDS encoding DUF3055 domain-containing protein: MMDRFFLYDEKEQTKTRFVSFMGEHQRFDLAITQTDRYYGKKLVLNLQGNRYAIIGQDDLEEPGYLESVFQLDDEDAAELRDFLFEVI; this comes from the coding sequence ATGATGGACAGGTTTTTTTTATATGATGAAAAGGAACAAACGAAAACTCGCTTTGTTAGTTTTATGGGAGAACATCAACGTTTTGATTTAGCTATTACTCAAACAGATCGGTATTATGGGAAGAAATTAGTGTTAAACCTTCAGGGGAATCGCTATGCTATTATTGGTCAGGATGATTTAGAAGAACCAGGTTATTTAGAGTCGGTATTTCAATTAGACGACGAAGATGCAGCCGAGCTCCGGGACTTTTTATTTGAAGTGATTTAA
- the hepT gene encoding type VII toxin-antitoxin system HepT family RNase toxin: MYFIDRDKMEETLQFLEIQLETFTSQKEWNTAIEKAALERIIHTVIESILDVGNSMIDGFIMRDPGSYEDIVDILTDEKVVTDELSAALKKVIGFRKEIVQHYTKIDHSEIENVFKENLDEVKQFPTKVRDYLTNELGPVSAFKR, encoded by the coding sequence ATGTATTTTATTGACCGAGATAAAATGGAAGAAACACTTCAATTTCTTGAAATACAATTAGAGACATTTACTAGTCAGAAAGAATGGAACACAGCGATTGAGAAAGCGGCATTAGAGCGAATCATACATACGGTAATTGAATCGATTCTGGATGTTGGAAATTCAATGATCGATGGATTTATCATGCGTGACCCTGGGAGTTATGAAGATATTGTCGATATTTTAACAGATGAAAAAGTAGTGACAGATGAACTTTCAGCAGCATTAAAAAAGGTCATTGGTTTCCGAAAAGAAATTGTTCAACATTATACGAAAATAGACCATTCCGAAATAGAGAATGTATTTAAAGAGAACTTAGATGAAGTCAAACAGTTTCCAACGAAAGTAAGAGATTATTTAACGAATGAACTTGGACCTGTTTCAGCTTTTAAAAGATGA